A segment of the Candidatus Pelagisphaera phototrophica genome:
CTGCTTTTTCACGCCACCTGGAGCAAGCTCCTCCTCCTTGGGAGCCACTTCGCCTTCCTCAGGCACTTCCGCAGTCTCTTTGGGGGTTTCCTTTTTAGAGGCTGGTGCCGCGTTTTCCTCCACGGGCACTTCCGCTTCCGGAGCCTTCGCTACCTTCTTTTCCTCTTCGGGTTGAGCTTCTTCTTCAGCCATTTTAATTCGTTTTCAAAAATTATTTGCGGAGACCACCAACACTGGCTGTCTTACCTTTGCGTGTACGAGCATTTGTCTTGGTGCGTTGCCCTCTTACTGGAAGACCCCTACGGTGGCGGAGGCCACGATAGCAATTGATCGCCTGAAGGCGTTTCATATTGGCCGCATGATCGCGACGTAGATCGCCCTCTACTAGGTAGCTGAGCTCGCTGATCTTCGACATTATGACGTTGATCTGCTCTTCATCCAAATCCTTGGCCCGCATGTCGGGATCAAGACCTGTTTGCTCTAAAATGATATCAGCACGCTTAGGCCCGATTCCATAGATGTAACGGAGCGAGTATGCGAGTTTCTTATTATTGGGAATGTCGACGCCTAGAATACGTGGCATTTTAGTTTAGCAAGTTGTTGATGTTAGAGTATATTGGTGATTTCGAGAATCTCGAAGGAAAAGGAATGCGAAAAGCAACTAATGACCGATTTAATCCAATCTGTCCCCATCCAAGCGGCACACAGGAGGAAAAAGAGTGAGGTGATGACCTTTCGTAAGCATAAAGTAAAGATTTAATTTGATGATAATTGTAATACCCAAGCTACGATTCCGATCGCGAAAATAACGAGCAGCCAGAGGTACAACTTTCCAACGTTGTTCATGTCCGCCGCTCCAGCCAAACCAGTATCGAGACCCTTGGTATTGCCACGACTCTTGATTCTCCCTTTTTTGAGGAAGCCGTCGTAATGGCGCTGCAGAAGATGCGTTTCTATCTGGCGCATGGTGTCAAGCATCACACCGACGGTGATCAACATACCTGTACCACCGAAGAAGATGGCTACCCGCATGGGAATGTTGGCCTGAAACAACAAAATATCCGGGAAAATCGCGATAACGGTCAGAAAGATCGAGCCCGCTAAAGTCAGACGCGTCATGATGAAATCTAGAAACTTGGCTGTCGGAGCTCCTGGACGAACGCCCGGAACGTATCCACCGTACTTTTTCAAGTCATCCGCGATCTGGATGGGGCGAAACATCACGGACACCCAGAAATACGAGAAAAAGAGAATCATCAGCCCAAATATCGCGTAATAAGTGACGCTCCCATGAACCATGTAGTTGGCAATGTTGATTAACCATTGTTGATCAAGCCAGGCTCCCAACTGCGAGATAATCTGTTGTGGGAAAGCGAGGATCGCCGAGGCGAAAATCACGGGCATGACTCCCGAATAATTGACCTTTAACGGCATAAAGGAGCTTTGGCCACCGTACACTTTTCTTCCCACTACCCGCTTGGCGTATTGAACGGGAATTTTGCGAACGGCTTGAATCACTGCGACAAGCCCAGCAGTAACGCCAAGCCCTAAAGCAATCATTCCTACTGCGTGGACAAAGGTAAGATTCTCTCCCGCTCCAACTGGACCGAAAAACAAGCCATAGGTCGCTTGAACCGCTCCTGGCAAGTCCGCCAGAATGCCGACTGTAATGAGAAGTGATATCCCATTACCAATTCCAGATTTTGTAATTTGCTCACCCAGCCACATCAGAAGGACCGTTCCTGCAGTAAGGAAAACCGTAGAGGTAATCAGGAACCAGGTTTTTCCAACAATTACGATATCACCGTACTCGGCCAACGAGTAGCCCGGAAACAGTCGTCCCGGATTCTCGAGCGCTAGGATTAAAAGCACGGCCTGGACCGCACAAATGATCACCGTGGCGTAGCGTGTGTACTGGTTAAGCTTTTGACGGCCGGTTTCGCCCTCTTGCTGTAG
Coding sequences within it:
- the secY gene encoding preprotein translocase subunit SecY produces the protein MLSAFTNCLKIPELRQRIFLTLSLLFIARIGANIPLPGLDTQPLQAFFADQTAQGAGSLLGLYNMFTGGALLKGAVFALGIMPYISASIIFQLMGAVFPALARLQQEGETGRQKLNQYTRYATVIICAVQAVLLILALENPGRLFPGYSLAEYGDIVIVGKTWFLITSTVFLTAGTVLLMWLGEQITKSGIGNGISLLITVGILADLPGAVQATYGLFFGPVGAGENLTFVHAVGMIALGLGVTAGLVAVIQAVRKIPVQYAKRVVGRKVYGGQSSFMPLKVNYSGVMPVIFASAILAFPQQIISQLGAWLDQQWLINIANYMVHGSVTYYAIFGLMILFFSYFWVSVMFRPIQIADDLKKYGGYVPGVRPGAPTAKFLDFIMTRLTLAGSIFLTVIAIFPDILLFQANIPMRVAIFFGGTGMLITVGVMLDTMRQIETHLLQRHYDGFLKKGRIKSRGNTKGLDTGLAGAADMNNVGKLYLWLLVIFAIGIVAWVLQLSSN
- the rpsM gene encoding 30S ribosomal protein S13, which encodes MPRILGVDIPNNKKLAYSLRYIYGIGPKRADIILEQTGLDPDMRAKDLDEEQINVIMSKISELSYLVEGDLRRDHAANMKRLQAINCYRGLRHRRGLPVRGQRTKTNARTRKGKTASVGGLRK